A single window of Dendropsophus ebraccatus isolate aDenEbr1 chromosome 5, aDenEbr1.pat, whole genome shotgun sequence DNA harbors:
- the TAF1D gene encoding TATA box-binding protein-associated factor RNA polymerase I subunit D yields MASSVAPGVDRSDLECELPSSSAKGGVEYPDSPELITESQLRLEREAFCPTSDTGPSESENSLFQAPCRYAPTRTRRKRRGQGRTSSLSALNVTSDHSSDSDYVPMSEKISEYLKKPFRYKWNIRKKTSKKKFSSKSKGLLKTSKGKLLSSIPSEEKRRRWCHPGIRFPFTSHKYLPFKLYFTYEQFVLGGFLNHVKNLKYERSLKESLKDLAVDEDLESESVLMREYSYLDDDGPISPISEPGESPNEEEEEVNVVENGSFILNCDGPSKKNWRIKKKGKKK; encoded by the exons ATGGCGTCCTCTGTGGCCCCAGGAGTGGATCGTTCGGATCTAGAGTGCGAGCTGCCCAGTAGCTCCGCCAAGGGGGGTGTCGAATACCCAGACAGCCCGGAGCTTATCACCGAGTCACAACTAAGACTGGAAAGGGAGGCCTTCTGCCCTACAAGTGACACCGGCCCCAGTGAGAGCGAAAACAG tttgttcCAGGCTCCATGTAGATACGCACCTACTAGGactagaagaaaaagaagaggccAAGGACGGACAAGCTCTTTATCTGCCTTGAACGTGACTTCTGATCATTCATCAGACTCCGATTATGTACCCATGTCCGAAAAAATCTCAGAGTATTTGAAAAAACCCTTTCGTTACAAATGGAACATAAGAAAGAAAACAAGTAAAAAGAAATTCTCATCAAAAAGCAAAGGATTACTGAAAACTTCTAAAGGCAAATTACTAAGCTCCATTCCCAGCGAAGAGAAACGACGTCGATGGTGCCATCCAGGGATACGGTTTCCCTTTACATCTCACAAGTATTTGCCCTTCAAGCTGTATTTTACATATGAG CAATTTGTTTTGGGTGGATTTCTGAACCATGTAAAAAATCTGAAATATGAGCGATCCTTAAAAGAGTCTCTGAAGGACTTGGCAGTGGATGAAGATTTAGAGAGTGAAAGTGTACTGATGAGGGAATACTCCTATTTGGATGATGATGGACCAATATCGCCCATTTCTGAGCCTGG GGAAAGCCctaatgaagaggaggaagaagtaaATGTTGTG GAGAACGGATCGTTCATTTTAAACTGCGACGGGCCGAGCAAGAAAAACTGGCgaataaagaaaaaaggaaaaaagaaataa